In a single window of the Streptomyces sp. NBC_00353 genome:
- a CDS encoding MlaE family ABC transporter permease, which translates to MSLSPTGALRHSGNLFALGLDVLRTMPRRPFQAREFIQQAWFIASVTVLPTALVSIPFGAVIALQIGSLTRQLGAQSFAGAASVLAVLREASPIVTALLIAGAGGTAICADLGARKIREEIDAMEVLGIDPVHRLVVPRVLASMVVAVLLNGLVSVVGVAGGYFFNVILQNGTPGAYLASFTTLAQLSDLWAAELKALVFGAIAAIVASYKGLTAKGGPKGVGDAVNQSVVITFMLLFVTNFVMTAAYFQIVPQKG; encoded by the coding sequence ATGAGCCTGTCGCCCACCGGAGCGCTGAGGCACTCGGGCAACCTCTTCGCGCTGGGTCTGGACGTCCTGCGGACGATGCCCAGACGCCCCTTCCAGGCAAGGGAGTTCATCCAGCAGGCGTGGTTCATCGCCAGTGTGACGGTCCTGCCGACCGCGCTGGTGTCCATTCCCTTCGGCGCCGTGATCGCCCTGCAGATCGGCAGTCTGACCCGGCAGCTGGGCGCGCAGTCCTTCGCCGGAGCTGCGTCCGTCCTGGCCGTGCTGCGCGAGGCCTCGCCGATCGTGACGGCGCTGCTGATCGCCGGGGCGGGAGGTACCGCGATCTGCGCGGACCTCGGGGCGCGGAAGATCCGCGAGGAGATCGACGCCATGGAGGTACTGGGCATCGACCCTGTCCACCGCCTGGTCGTACCGCGCGTACTGGCCTCGATGGTGGTGGCGGTCCTGCTCAACGGCCTGGTCTCGGTCGTCGGCGTGGCCGGCGGCTACTTCTTCAACGTGATCCTGCAGAACGGCACGCCCGGCGCCTATCTCGCGTCGTTCACCACCCTCGCCCAGCTGTCGGACCTGTGGGCGGCCGAGCTGAAGGCCCTGGTCTTCGGCGCCATCGCCGCGATCGTCGCCTCGTACAAGGGACTTACCGCCAAGGGCGGCCCGAAGGGCGTGGGCGACGCCGTGAATCAGTCTGTGGTGATCACTTTCATGCTGCTGTTCGTCACCAACTTCGTGATGACCGCCGCCTACTTCCAGATCGTGCCGCAGAAGGGATGA
- a CDS encoding MCE family protein, protein MRRARATDAMAPLVKFSVFAVVTVLATALLAATIVNISFTPEDTYRAVFSDVTSLEEGDDIRVAGVRVGEVQDIAIKDRTLAEVTFTVSRDRPLLSSTGAVIRYRSLVGSRYVALTEGAGDGTRLKPGGVIPLARTKPALDLNALLGGFKPLFAALSPEDVNQLATEIIKTLQGEGGTVNSLLAHTASLTTTIADRDELIGSVIDNLNTVLGTLDKRDARFSGLLKQLQRLISGLSADRKPIGASLAGIDGLTEATSGLLQDARPPLRDDIAGLRDLTGTLNANEKTVEGVLKRLPSKLNKLTGTASYGSWFNFYLCDFDGRIVLPKTREVLTPELHVARARCS, encoded by the coding sequence ATGAGGAGAGCACGTGCCACCGATGCCATGGCGCCGCTGGTCAAATTCAGTGTGTTCGCGGTGGTGACGGTGCTGGCGACCGCGCTGCTCGCGGCGACCATCGTCAATATCTCCTTCACTCCCGAGGACACCTACCGGGCGGTGTTCAGCGATGTCACCAGCCTGGAGGAGGGCGACGACATCAGGGTGGCCGGAGTTCGCGTCGGCGAGGTCCAGGACATCGCGATCAAGGACCGCACGCTGGCCGAGGTGACGTTCACCGTCTCACGTGACCGGCCGCTGCTGAGCAGCACCGGCGCGGTCATCCGCTACCGGAGTCTGGTGGGGTCGCGCTATGTCGCCCTGACCGAGGGCGCGGGCGACGGTACGCGCCTCAAGCCGGGCGGCGTGATCCCGCTCGCCAGGACGAAGCCCGCGCTCGATCTCAACGCCCTGCTCGGCGGGTTCAAGCCCTTGTTCGCGGCGCTGAGCCCGGAAGACGTCAACCAGCTCGCCACCGAAATCATCAAGACCCTGCAGGGCGAAGGAGGGACCGTCAACAGCCTGCTCGCGCACACCGCGTCGCTCACCACGACTATCGCCGATCGCGACGAACTGATCGGCTCCGTGATCGACAACCTCAACACGGTGCTGGGGACTCTGGACAAGCGCGATGCCCGCTTCTCCGGCCTCCTCAAGCAGCTGCAACGGCTGATCTCCGGCCTCTCCGCCGACCGTAAGCCGATCGGCGCGTCACTGGCGGGCATCGACGGGCTGACCGAGGCCACCTCGGGCCTCCTCCAGGATGCTCGGCCTCCGCTGCGCGACGACATCGCCGGGCTGCGAGACCTCACCGGAACGCTGAACGCGAACGAGAAGACCGTGGAGGGCGTGCTGAAGCGGCTGCCGAGCAAGCTCAACAAGCTGACAGGGACCGCCTCGTACGGCTCCTGGTTCAACTTCTACCTCTGTGACTTCGACGGCCGGATCGTGCTGCCGAAGACCAGGGAGGTCCTCACCCCCGAGCTCCATGTGGCCCGGGCGAGGTGCTCATGA
- a CDS encoding MlaE family ABC transporter permease, producing the protein MGLTQWLEELGTQLAFYGRSLTWTGRTLRRYKKEILRLLAEVSFGRGALAVVGGTVGVIAFLSFFTGTEVGLQGYAALNQLGTSNFVAFLSAYFNTREIAPLVAGLALSATVGAGFTAQLGAMRISEETDALEVMGVPSLPYLVTTRMIAGFVAVIPLYVIGLLSSYFAARTITTGYYGQSTGTYDHYFQQYLPPVDVFWSFGKVIVFAVVIILVHCYYGYYTSGGPAGVGVAVGRAVRTSIVAINVLDFFLSLAIWGANTTVRIAG; encoded by the coding sequence ATGGGACTCACGCAATGGCTCGAGGAGCTGGGCACCCAACTGGCCTTCTACGGGCGCTCACTGACCTGGACCGGACGGACCCTGCGCCGCTACAAGAAGGAGATCCTGCGGCTGCTCGCGGAGGTGAGCTTCGGCCGCGGCGCGCTGGCCGTCGTCGGCGGAACCGTCGGTGTCATCGCCTTCCTGTCCTTCTTCACCGGCACCGAGGTCGGCCTGCAGGGGTACGCGGCGCTGAACCAGCTGGGCACTTCGAACTTCGTGGCGTTCCTCTCGGCGTACTTCAACACCCGTGAGATCGCACCGCTGGTGGCGGGTCTCGCCCTGTCCGCGACGGTCGGCGCCGGGTTCACCGCCCAACTCGGCGCGATGCGGATCAGCGAGGAGACGGACGCGCTCGAGGTGATGGGTGTTCCCTCGCTGCCGTACCTGGTGACCACCCGGATGATCGCCGGCTTCGTCGCCGTGATCCCGCTCTATGTGATCGGGCTGCTGTCCTCGTATTTCGCCGCACGCACCATCACCACCGGCTACTACGGACAGTCCACCGGCACCTACGACCACTACTTCCAGCAGTATCTGCCGCCGGTCGACGTGTTCTGGTCCTTCGGCAAGGTGATCGTATTCGCCGTCGTGATCATCCTTGTGCACTGCTACTACGGCTACTACACGAGCGGTGGCCCGGCCGGCGTCGGCGTCGCGGTCGGCCGTGCGGTGCGCACCTCCATCGTCGCCATCAACGTACTCGACTTCTTCCTCAGCCTGGCGATCTGGGGCGCCAATACGACCGTACGGATTGCGGGGTAA
- a CDS encoding MCE family protein, translating to MITFREKNPVVIGAVGITTLVLLALAAFNADSLPLIGDGETYSAAFAEAGGLKPGDEVRIAGVKVGKVDEVDLDGDHVKVTFRVKGQPEFGTRTGAAIRVKTILGAKYLALQPKGTGQLRPGSEIPLNRTVPVYDVVAAFSDLTTTTEKVDTARLAKALDTISATFEDSPTEVRASIKGLSKISRTVASRDQSLRQLLDHAHGVTGVLKNRSEEFVVLVRDGDKLFKEIARRRAAIHSLLKSSAAVGIQLSGLVEENRKQIGPALKGLNSVVTMLERNQASLDRSIKLLAPYVRVFTNTLGNGRWFDSYIQNVVAAPAVPRTGGSR from the coding sequence ATGATTACGTTCCGCGAGAAGAATCCTGTGGTGATCGGAGCCGTGGGCATCACCACGCTCGTGCTGCTGGCCTTGGCCGCGTTCAACGCCGACAGCCTGCCGTTGATCGGCGACGGCGAGACGTACAGTGCGGCCTTCGCCGAGGCGGGCGGCCTCAAGCCCGGCGACGAGGTGCGGATCGCCGGGGTCAAGGTGGGCAAGGTCGACGAGGTCGACCTGGACGGTGACCATGTCAAAGTCACCTTCCGGGTCAAGGGACAGCCCGAGTTCGGCACCCGGACCGGGGCTGCCATCAGGGTCAAGACGATCCTGGGCGCGAAGTACCTCGCACTGCAGCCGAAGGGCACCGGGCAGCTGCGGCCCGGCAGCGAGATTCCGCTGAACCGGACGGTTCCCGTGTACGACGTCGTGGCAGCGTTCAGTGATCTGACAACCACCACGGAGAAGGTCGACACAGCTCGGCTGGCGAAGGCTCTCGACACCATCTCCGCCACCTTCGAGGATTCGCCGACCGAGGTACGGGCGTCCATCAAGGGCCTGTCGAAGATCTCCCGGACGGTCGCCTCCCGCGATCAGTCGCTGCGGCAACTCCTCGATCACGCCCATGGGGTCACCGGTGTGCTGAAGAACCGCTCCGAGGAGTTCGTCGTACTGGTCAGGGACGGCGACAAGCTCTTCAAGGAGATCGCCAGGCGGCGGGCGGCGATCCACTCGCTGCTCAAGAGCTCGGCCGCGGTCGGCATCCAGCTCTCCGGCCTGGTCGAGGAGAACCGTAAGCAGATCGGCCCGGCGCTCAAAGGGCTCAACTCGGTGGTCACCATGCTCGAACGCAACCAGGCGAGCCTCGACCGAAGCATCAAGTTGCTCGCGCCCTACGTGCGGGTGTTCACCAACACCCTCGGCAACGGGCGGTGGTTCGACAGCTATATCCAGAACGTGGTCGCCGCTCCGGCGGTTCCGCGGACGGGAGGCTCGCGATGA
- a CDS encoding MFS transporter: protein MVRAGSPEADVPDGPAASGRSLAPLLAVCAGYFMVILDVTVINVAVPVVGRELSASLTGIQWITDGYTLVFAGLLLTGGALGDRLGNRRIFCTGVVVFTVASAGCGLAQSAGALVAARLLEGLGAALIVPGSLALLQQAYPSPAERSRAFGIWGSVAGVAACAGPLLGGLLVTTLGWRWVFFINLPVGCACLLLTLRRVPASARRPDRPVDWPAQCAIIATVALLTAVLNEAGRRGWADPLILTGAGLCLLAAAAFVLRERLARTPVVPLWLLRSRAMSGGAAIGLLFNFAFYGMIFTASLYFQHQRGLTALRTGIALFPAVAMTMFASVLSGRLSGTTGHRPLVVTGMLLGAAGLAGWAAAGPDPDYLLIVAPMMAAGFGTSFALTGSTATAMSAAPDKYSGTASALFNTTRQVGSAAGVALGGSLLAGAADFTTGLRTSMAIGAAAYLAAAALALFCIPQKATRHAAD, encoded by the coding sequence ATGGTGCGCGCCGGCAGTCCCGAAGCCGATGTACCGGATGGCCCTGCGGCTTCGGGCCGGTCCCTGGCTCCGCTTCTCGCGGTCTGCGCGGGCTACTTCATGGTCATCCTGGACGTGACGGTCATCAACGTCGCCGTTCCGGTGGTGGGACGGGAACTGTCGGCCTCGCTCACCGGGATCCAGTGGATCACGGACGGTTACACCTTGGTCTTCGCCGGCCTGTTGCTCACCGGCGGCGCGCTGGGCGACCGGCTGGGAAACCGTCGAATCTTCTGCACCGGGGTGGTGGTGTTCACCGTCGCCTCGGCCGGCTGCGGACTGGCACAGAGTGCCGGGGCCCTGGTCGCCGCCCGGCTGTTGGAAGGACTCGGCGCGGCACTGATCGTCCCCGGCTCCCTCGCCCTCCTCCAACAGGCGTACCCCTCACCCGCCGAGCGCTCCCGGGCCTTCGGTATTTGGGGCTCGGTGGCGGGCGTCGCCGCCTGCGCCGGCCCCCTCCTGGGCGGCCTCCTGGTCACCACCTTGGGCTGGCGCTGGGTGTTCTTCATCAACCTGCCCGTCGGATGCGCCTGCCTGTTGCTGACGCTGCGCCGCGTGCCCGCTTCGGCCCGGCGCCCGGACCGCCCCGTGGACTGGCCGGCCCAGTGCGCGATCATCGCGACGGTGGCCCTGCTCACCGCCGTCCTGAACGAGGCCGGACGACGTGGCTGGGCAGACCCACTGATCCTCACCGGGGCCGGCCTGTGTCTGCTGGCAGCCGCCGCGTTCGTCCTGCGCGAGCGTCTGGCCCGCACACCCGTGGTGCCCCTGTGGTTGCTGCGCTCCCGCGCGATGAGCGGCGGCGCGGCCATCGGCCTGCTGTTCAACTTCGCCTTCTACGGCATGATCTTCACCGCCAGTCTGTACTTCCAGCACCAGCGCGGCCTGACCGCGCTGCGCACCGGGATCGCCCTCTTCCCGGCGGTGGCCATGACCATGTTTGCCTCCGTCCTGTCCGGACGGCTGTCAGGCACCACCGGACACCGCCCGCTTGTGGTCACGGGCATGCTCCTTGGCGCGGCGGGCCTGGCCGGCTGGGCCGCCGCCGGACCGGACCCGGACTACCTACTGATCGTTGCGCCGATGATGGCGGCGGGCTTCGGCACGTCCTTCGCCCTCACCGGATCAACCGCCACCGCGATGTCAGCCGCCCCCGACAAGTACTCCGGCACCGCCTCGGCCCTGTTCAACACCACCCGCCAGGTCGGCAGCGCCGCAGGCGTCGCGCTGGGGGGCTCGCTACTGGCCGGCGCAGCCGACTTCACCACCGGGCTGCGGACCAGCATGGCCATCGGCGCGGCCGCGTACCTGGCGGCCGCCGCCCTCGCGCTCTTCTGCATCCCACAGAAGGCAACCCGCCACGCCGCCGACTGA
- a CDS encoding MCE family protein: protein MALLLSLSVAVYQQVFTSVVRITLEADTLGNQLDPRADVKLRGLLVGEVRAVRADGEKATLTIALEPEHVSRIPADVHARLLPKTLFGEKFVDLVPPRGSGARHIRAGDVITQDRTTVGIELQQLMNDLLPLLRTVRPAELNATLSAFASALEGRGDRIGANLTRVEGYLHNLNPHMPSIKEDIARFADVAEVYGDAAPDLMRVLRNSVTTSRTVVEQQDRLAEALKTTTTVAGTAEKFFDGNGDRLITLGRVSRPTLALFARYAPEYPCLLDGLVKQEAASEEAFRGGEMHITLEFVRPRPAYRPGEEPRYAERSGPDCRGLPNPHVPAPDVHLDDGTSRTGAGGPPGRAGVSATAAEQEAVGSLVAPVLGVPADRVPAVATLLFGPMARGTAVSVA from the coding sequence ATGGCGCTGTTGCTGTCGCTGTCCGTGGCCGTCTACCAACAGGTGTTCACCTCGGTCGTACGCATCACGCTGGAGGCCGACACGCTGGGCAACCAGCTGGACCCGCGGGCCGACGTCAAACTGCGCGGGCTGCTGGTCGGCGAGGTGCGCGCGGTGCGGGCCGACGGTGAGAAGGCGACTCTCACCATCGCGCTCGAGCCGGAGCACGTCTCGCGTATCCCGGCCGATGTGCACGCCCGACTGCTGCCCAAGACGCTGTTCGGCGAGAAGTTCGTCGACCTGGTGCCGCCGCGCGGGTCGGGCGCCCGGCACATCCGCGCCGGCGATGTCATCACCCAGGACCGCACGACGGTCGGCATCGAGCTGCAGCAGCTGATGAACGACCTGCTGCCGCTGTTGCGCACCGTACGGCCCGCGGAGCTCAACGCCACCCTGTCCGCGTTCGCCTCCGCTCTGGAAGGGCGCGGGGATCGCATCGGCGCCAATCTGACCCGCGTCGAAGGCTACTTGCACAACCTCAACCCCCATATGCCGTCCATCAAGGAGGACATCGCGCGCTTCGCCGATGTGGCGGAGGTGTACGGCGACGCCGCACCCGATCTGATGCGGGTCCTGCGCAACTCCGTCACCACCAGCCGCACAGTCGTCGAGCAGCAGGACCGGTTGGCCGAGGCTCTGAAGACGACCACCACGGTCGCCGGCACCGCGGAGAAGTTCTTCGACGGCAACGGCGACCGGCTCATCACGCTCGGCCGTGTCTCCCGGCCCACACTGGCGCTGTTCGCCCGCTACGCACCCGAATACCCCTGCCTCCTCGACGGCCTGGTGAAGCAGGAGGCGGCGTCCGAAGAGGCGTTCAGGGGCGGAGAGATGCACATCACGCTCGAATTCGTCCGCCCACGGCCCGCGTACCGACCCGGTGAGGAACCGCGCTATGCAGAGCGCTCAGGACCCGACTGCAGGGGCCTGCCCAACCCCCATGTCCCCGCACCCGATGTCCATCTCGACGACGGTACGTCGCGGACAGGCGCGGGCGGACCGCCCGGCCGAGCCGGCGTGTCCGCCACCGCGGCCGAGCAGGAGGCCGTCGGCTCGCTCGTGGCCCCCGTCCTCGGGGTGCCGGCCGACCGGGTGCCCGCGGTCGCGACGCTGCTGTTCGGCCCGATGGCCCGCGGAACGGCGGTGAGCGTCGCATGA
- a CDS encoding MCE family protein — MRTRFIPPLTPRGRLARRLALVVAFALVAGTAAVVLWPRSTPVHVTAYFPRTVGLHPGSDVRVLGVRVGEVGKITPEGGHVRVELEYEPGRRIPANAQAAIINSSVVSDRYVQLLPVYRGGPVMEDGAFIPESRTAVPVELDRIFDSLHTTAAAFGPKGANEDGSLSRLLGVSADNLDGQGAQLNQTVEGLSLAVTTLSDGRKDLFGTVRNLQVFTAALAADDKNVRSFNDSLSDVADQLAGERKDLAAALRHLGVALGDVAAFVRSNKKALTADVKGLSKVTKVLVTQRAALAELLEVAPAGLSNLQNAYNPSSGTLDTRNNVDQPQDPAALLCSLLRTTGDAGGKNPDCKELQELFDTLPQLPSAVPVSGTGPVDRTLGGILEAGA, encoded by the coding sequence ATGAGGACCCGTTTCATACCGCCTCTCACACCGAGGGGACGTCTTGCCCGGCGGCTGGCCCTGGTCGTCGCGTTCGCGCTCGTTGCGGGCACGGCGGCAGTCGTCCTGTGGCCGCGCTCAACCCCTGTCCATGTCACCGCGTACTTCCCGCGCACCGTCGGCCTCCACCCCGGCTCGGACGTACGCGTCCTCGGCGTCCGCGTCGGTGAGGTCGGGAAGATCACGCCGGAAGGCGGCCACGTGCGGGTGGAGCTTGAGTACGAGCCCGGGCGCAGGATTCCCGCGAACGCGCAGGCCGCGATCATCAACTCCTCGGTCGTCAGCGACCGTTACGTACAGCTGCTGCCCGTCTACCGTGGCGGTCCCGTGATGGAGGACGGCGCGTTCATCCCGGAGAGCCGCACGGCTGTGCCGGTCGAGCTGGACCGAATCTTCGACAGCCTGCACACGACAGCCGCGGCGTTCGGCCCGAAAGGCGCCAACGAGGACGGTTCGCTGTCCCGGTTGCTCGGGGTGAGCGCGGACAACCTCGACGGCCAGGGCGCACAGCTCAACCAGACGGTCGAGGGCCTGTCACTGGCGGTCACCACCCTCTCCGACGGCCGAAAGGACCTGTTCGGCACCGTACGGAATCTGCAGGTGTTCACCGCGGCGCTGGCCGCCGACGACAAGAACGTGCGGTCGTTCAACGACAGCCTCTCCGACGTGGCCGACCAGCTCGCCGGGGAACGAAAGGACCTGGCGGCGGCGCTGCGGCATCTGGGGGTGGCGCTGGGCGATGTGGCCGCGTTCGTACGCAGCAACAAGAAGGCGCTGACGGCGGATGTGAAGGGGCTCAGCAAGGTCACCAAGGTGCTGGTCACCCAGCGTGCCGCCCTGGCGGAGCTGCTGGAGGTCGCGCCGGCCGGGCTCTCCAACCTGCAGAACGCCTACAACCCCTCGTCCGGCACCCTCGACACCCGTAACAACGTGGACCAGCCCCAGGATCCGGCCGCGCTGCTCTGCTCGCTGCTGAGGACCACAGGGGACGCCGGCGGCAAGAACCCGGACTGCAAGGAGCTCCAGGAGCTCTTCGACACGCTGCCCCAACTGCCCAGTGCCGTACCGGTGTCGGGCACCGGGCCGGTCGACCGGACGCTTGGCGGAATCCTGGAGGCCGGGGCATGA
- a CDS encoding MCE family protein gives MTISRVRRGGRAAALWTAVGSVVLTGCEFNGLYDVGLPGGAADNGNAYRVTVEFRDVLDLVPQSAVKVNNVTVGSVEKVELVDWHARVRLRVDGAVKLPGNAIAELRQTSMLGEKYVALSAPAERAPVGRLRDGDRIPLSRSGRNPEIEEVLSALSALLNGGGVAQLKTVTTELNKALEGRENRVKSLLTELDTFLGGLDGQRKEIVRALEGIDRLATRLAREKRTIATAVDTMPGALKVLASQRRKLTAMLTSLSKLGTAGTKVVNASRADLTANLRSLRPILQQLNKAGSDLPNSLELLTTYPFPRNVTGAIKGDYVNLKITADLDLASVYGNLAEEPKKPGAPDKPELPELPDLPELPESPGAPGVPLPTALPKAPDVPKKPGTPSGPPVDSDPLCPPVCTGSYATYGGRDADRLPPGVSLSLAELMLKGMQL, from the coding sequence ATGACGATCAGCAGAGTGAGGCGCGGTGGCAGGGCGGCGGCCCTGTGGACGGCAGTGGGCTCGGTGGTGCTCACCGGCTGCGAGTTCAACGGCCTGTACGACGTGGGGCTGCCCGGTGGCGCGGCCGACAACGGCAACGCCTACCGGGTCACCGTCGAGTTCCGGGACGTCCTCGATCTGGTGCCGCAGTCGGCCGTGAAGGTCAACAACGTCACGGTGGGCTCGGTCGAGAAGGTGGAACTGGTCGACTGGCATGCCCGTGTGCGGCTCCGGGTCGACGGCGCGGTGAAGCTGCCGGGTAACGCGATTGCCGAGCTGCGCCAGACCAGCATGCTCGGCGAGAAGTACGTGGCCCTGTCCGCCCCGGCGGAGAGGGCACCCGTGGGCAGGCTCCGCGACGGTGACCGGATCCCGCTGTCCCGCAGCGGGCGAAACCCGGAGATCGAGGAGGTGCTCTCCGCGCTGTCAGCGCTACTCAACGGCGGTGGGGTGGCTCAGCTGAAGACGGTCACCACGGAGTTGAACAAGGCCCTGGAGGGCCGGGAGAACCGGGTGAAGTCCCTGCTGACCGAGCTGGACACCTTTCTGGGCGGTCTTGATGGGCAGCGCAAGGAGATCGTCCGCGCGCTCGAAGGAATCGACCGGCTGGCCACACGGCTGGCGCGGGAGAAGAGGACCATCGCCACGGCGGTCGACACCATGCCGGGCGCACTGAAGGTGCTGGCAAGCCAGCGCCGCAAGCTGACCGCGATGCTCACGTCTCTGTCGAAGCTCGGCACGGCCGGCACCAAGGTGGTCAATGCCTCGCGGGCCGACCTGACCGCCAATCTGCGCAGTCTGCGGCCGATCCTGCAGCAGTTGAACAAGGCAGGCAGCGACCTGCCCAACTCCCTGGAGCTTCTGACGACGTATCCGTTCCCGCGCAATGTGACGGGCGCCATCAAGGGCGACTACGTCAATCTCAAGATCACCGCCGATCTGGATCTGGCGAGCGTCTACGGCAATCTCGCCGAAGAGCCCAAGAAGCCGGGCGCACCGGACAAGCCAGAGCTGCCGGAGCTACCAGACCTACCGGAGCTGCCGGAGTCGCCGGGTGCACCCGGCGTACCGCTGCCTACCGCGCTGCCGAAGGCTCCGGACGTGCCCAAGAAGCCCGGCACACCGTCCGGGCCACCGGTCGATTCCGATCCGCTGTGTCCGCCGGTGTGCACCGGCAGTTACGCCACCTACGGAGGCAGGGACGCAGACCGCCTTCCGCCCGGGGTGTCGCTCTCCCTTGCCGAGCTCATGCTGAAGGGGATGCAACTGTGA
- a CDS encoding MlaD family protein, which yields MITRTVKAQLLAFATVTAVGVSYVGARYTGLADALLDRGYTVRAEFTASGGVFPGAEVTYRGVPVGRVGELRLSGSRGVSVALEIEDGARIPANTLAVVANRSAVGEQYVDLQPRDSDGPYLRDGSVIARGDTRVPLPITDVVLSLDRLVNSVGKEDLRITVDELGKAFAGTGPHLSRLVDSGNNLVESASASLPQTVSLIEDSRTVLKTQVDKGSAIRSFSHDLAALTTELKSSDGDLRRLIGSTAPAAQELNSLLKANETALPVLLGNLISGGQITVARLPGVEQALVTFPVVVAGSPTVVPSDGTTHFGLVAGADEPAPCRQGYGTQRRDPADTSERPADTGARCTAPRGSATSVRGAQNVPGASTSTGTGRAAYVAPYDPETGIAAGPDGTPVEIGSTGGEQSVLGKDSWQWLLVGPMA from the coding sequence GTGATCACTCGTACGGTCAAGGCCCAGTTGCTCGCCTTCGCCACGGTCACGGCCGTCGGGGTGTCGTACGTGGGCGCCCGGTACACCGGCCTGGCGGATGCACTCCTCGACCGCGGTTACACCGTGCGCGCCGAGTTCACCGCGTCCGGTGGCGTCTTCCCGGGAGCGGAGGTCACCTACCGCGGGGTGCCAGTGGGCCGCGTCGGTGAGCTGCGGCTGTCCGGCTCCCGTGGGGTGTCGGTGGCGCTGGAGATCGAGGACGGGGCGCGCATACCGGCCAACACACTGGCGGTGGTGGCGAACCGTTCGGCGGTCGGCGAGCAGTACGTCGATCTGCAGCCGCGGGACAGCGACGGCCCGTATCTGAGGGACGGGAGCGTGATCGCCCGCGGTGACACCCGGGTGCCGCTGCCCATCACGGATGTCGTGCTGAGCCTGGACCGGCTGGTCAACTCCGTGGGCAAGGAAGATCTGCGGATCACGGTCGACGAGCTCGGCAAGGCTTTCGCCGGAACCGGCCCGCATCTGAGCCGTCTTGTGGACTCGGGCAACAACCTGGTGGAGTCGGCGTCCGCGTCGCTGCCGCAGACCGTCTCGCTGATCGAGGACTCGCGCACGGTCCTCAAGACACAGGTCGACAAGGGGTCGGCGATCAGGTCGTTCTCGCACGACCTGGCGGCCCTGACCACCGAGTTGAAGTCCAGTGACGGGGACCTGCGCAGGCTGATCGGCTCGACCGCGCCGGCCGCACAGGAGCTGAACTCGCTGCTCAAGGCGAACGAGACCGCTCTGCCCGTGCTGCTGGGAAATCTGATCAGCGGCGGCCAGATCACCGTGGCGCGGCTGCCCGGCGTGGAACAGGCCCTGGTGACCTTTCCGGTCGTCGTCGCGGGCAGTCCCACGGTCGTCCCGAGCGACGGCACCACCCACTTCGGCCTGGTCGCCGGGGCCGACGAGCCGGCGCCGTGCCGTCAGGGATACGGCACCCAGCGGCGTGACCCCGCGGACACCAGCGAGCGCCCCGCCGACACCGGCGCGCGCTGCACGGCCCCGCGCGGCAGCGCCACCTCGGTCCGTGGCGCGCAGAACGTGCCCGGTGCCTCGACTTCGACGGGGACCGGGCGGGCCGCGTATGTGGCCCCCTACGACCCGGAGACCGGCATCGCCGCCGGTCCGGACGGAACGCCCGTCGAGATCGGCTCGACGGGTGGCGAACAGAGTGTGCTCGGAAAGGACTCGTGGCAATGGCTGCTCGTCGGACCTATGGCATGA